DNA from Cyprinus carpio isolate SPL01 chromosome B3, ASM1834038v1, whole genome shotgun sequence:
TTCCATTTCCGTACCTTTTGTTGATCTTCCATCAGCAGCGAGCACCATGCGTTCAGCGATAGCTTTAGTTCTGGAGTAATGGTCTATGTGCGAAGagagaacaaataaaacaaaacaaaaaaattaacaaaatgacaAGACCTGATTTGCATttccaaatataatataatataatataatataatataatcacacGTCAGTCAACCTCGGCCGAAAATGAGCACCAGTGAAATATGAGTGTGTAAGCTGTACCGTTGTATGATTTATCAGATGTTATGTATTCATGTATGAAGTTTGGGCAGACAAAAGCAGGCGACTTGTGTAGCACTTTGGGCGTCATCACTCGAGTGAGGTGTCAGGTGGACTAATTCTATTCCATTAACCTTCCTTAACTTCAGTCTACTGTTCTTCAGGATAGTGAAGCGGAGCACACAGGAGCACAGAGTTCATCAAACATGACACACTTATCCCTAGTGAAAGTCATCCACATCTGATGCCTATGATCACAATGCTCACTAATGTAACAGATCGGTGTGTGTTAATTGAAAACTGGATATGGGTAAGGGAAgactatattttcacattttatgaaGCTGCTTCTTCTTGCAACCTTAGATAAGACTTGGGTCTGATGCAGTTTAGACCCCCACCCCCCCATGTTTTTATACTGTGGTTAAGTATCTTGCTGAAGAAAAGTCTCATACTGAACAAATCTCCTGATGTAGCAGTATGAACACTTCAGAAAACGGctgaatgcagaataaatcacAACACACTCAGTGTCCATCTCACCATGTCCAGCGGCACACAGGGAACTGAGTCTTCATCTCCATCCTCGATGGGCCGGCCAGCAAACGCCACATTGATTGTGCTGGTGTAGATGAGTCTAGCGATGCCATGCTCCGTACAGACTACAACACACCAACCAAAACGAAATATTCAGCACACACTCATTGGccaaaatagcatattttaagttacattaaattttttacattagtTTGCTTTGTCCGCTTTATCAATTTTTTAACTGATCTTATCACAATGCATTCTTTGCCCTTTTTATGAAAGATACACATGATGTTGCCTGTGAATCTGGTCAAACGTGGGTATATCATAAACAGAGGTGCACCTACATAGACAGCTCACTATATTTAGAACAATATTAGGAACATCTAATGGGAAATATTCTGAATACCatttgactcattatttgattAACAGGTCCAATAGTTGTAGTATCAGTAAATCAAATGATGACAGCTCACCGTTTATGACATTGTTCGTGCCGCAAACATTGACTGATTCGATCTGCTTTTTCTTCAGCTGCAGAGCAGGAAAATACATGACCAGCATAATTCACTTCAGTATGGTATGACAGTAGTACATTCCATCACACTCAGACTAgtacaaatgtgaaaataatgaaTCTCATGTAATGTtacatgaaatgtatttaattggtTCTCTCTCATTAGATGCATATTAATCTCACTGACCTGTTCAGGTCCTGACATCCCATAGGAAGCAGTGTGATAAATGACATCCACTCCCGCACAGATCTTATACAGGGCATCATAATCCCGGATATCAATCTTTAAGTAAAACACACAGAGATGTACAAAATTATAGCAATGCTTATTCAAtaacagcaatttaaaaaaaaaaaaaaaagaatataaaacaatacaatctGTTCATATTGTTCATAAACAATTTGTTTAAATCATTACTTTTAGACAATGTTTCTAGATTGATAGAAACATGTACATATTTGTAGATAATcatatctaaaacaaaaaaaacaaaaaaatgttttctgataCCTTTTTATTTCGCTCTTCTAAACAACGATATTATTAGTtgcatttaatattgtttttcccTCCTACTGTAAGAACAGACCTGgcccacacttttttttttgttgcaaaagcTGGCTTTAGGACCATTAACTACAACATGGTTTTGTCAAGTTCTGTTTGACATGATGGCAGTTTCAGATTCACTTTCACGGCTCTTCCTGAAGGTTTCTCTGAGAGTCATAAAAACTCTTCGCTGAAACTCGAGGCTGTTGTCCTGCATCACCTTGCGTACTCTGCACCTGGCACCCATCTGTTTCTGTTACAGTCCACTGCTCAACCGCCCCTCAGCCCAATGCTCTCCAGTTTCACTTTACCTGCTGGAAGACGGCTCCATCAGGGATATCCCAGGGTGGCTTGTGGAGATCCAGGAGTAAGACCGTGGCCCCTTGGACTGCCAGAGCACGGCCCAGCCTGAATCCAAAGTATCCAGCCCCTCCGGTGACCAGGACCCTGCTGGCCCCATGCCGCCCCTGCTCTGAGTTCTCCATCCTGGTGGCCACCACGCAGTTAGGACTGTTGCACAAGGCGCCCACCGCCCCGTTGGCTCTGTGTCGGATCGGGGCCCCTGCGGTGCTGCGGGTGTGGGTCTGTCGGTGGCAGTCTAGCAGACATGCACAGGGCAGCTGCTCCACCTGACACAAGGACCTGTTCTCCTTCATAATGCACACGTGGCTTCAGATACCTCCAGTCTGGGGACGATCAGAGACAGTGAGAGTCTAATGAATGAGCGCCGCTGTGAAACAGATCTGCCTGTGAGCGAGTGAATGGATGCATAATTCACCTCTCCATGTAAAGAGGCAGATGCCAAACTTTTCCTTACACACTGGGCGCTCACTTTGAAATCATTACCAAAACTGAGACATGGGACGACACACGTCCCACAACTATTAGAATATAGCAAGATTTATAATTCCACAGAAACGATCACTAAGACTTGACCGCACTAAAGTTGCAGAAAATCACCCATCCTCTGACTATAACTcaattacataaatacatgaaatatttattcatttcatagGAATgattcaccctaaaatgaaaataaatacaaatcatcatttactcaaacctatGTGACTttctttcaactgtttttgtccatttaataCAAATCAGTGAAGCCCAAAAATATTTGACCCCACTGTATGGCCAAATGAACAAAGACACTTTTCCAAAATATCTTTGGTGTTCCaccaataaaacacatacttATGAtggcaaataataattaataaatatgtttaaaataaaccaCGTACATCTTTCAAAAGGTTTCATATCTGCgtctcttctttttttgtctacaaaaatctataaaaacactttagtataaggaccaattctcactattaacttattttattaacatattgtctgtttttttgtacttataaagcacatattctgcatgagcatattctacatccctaatcccacCCAATACCTGAACTTAACAACTACAAAACgtactattaataaacagcaaattaggagagTTTACTGAACATGCTGAACAGATGAATCCAAAATAATTCCACAAAAACTTTGATTTTCTAACTTCTCTGTCCTGACTGTACCATGTCACAATACTCAGTTTTGCACAATACATGTaagaaaatagaaatatgtaaatatgaacatttaattttttttttagttattggaAAACAGTAATTGGGAATATTTTCACAATTTCtagcacacacccacacactgaaatacaataaaatccaATAAACAATTGAATATAGTGTGTTTGATGGTGTGACATATGTGCAAATTGCATAAACGTTCCAGTATCAAAACAAGAAccatgacaaaacaacaaatctAATAGAATTCTAAATTAACCTTGAAAGGACCtttaaacatgaacatgaatCTTGCACACATTCTTTAGGAACAGAACTTTTAGAAGATATGGTTATACAGTAGATTGTGCCATAAAGTGCCTTTGAAActttatggtttaaaaataattataaataatgtatcatatatacatacaaaaaaaataaaaaatattaaatctacaGCGTTACagttaaatataactaaaaataaaaattaaaacaaaaacaaaaaactatgaGTATTTACAAGCAAGCTACAAGAAAATAATTACACATCAAGTGCATTTAGTTAATTAGAATTACTCTGTAATTAGTAAGAACGTGGAAACATGAACTCTGCTAAATAAAGCGTGACCCAGAATGGAAACTATAGTCTACTAATTTCTCAAATACCGATatatcaataatacaataatctGTTTAAGTGCCCCAGTAGCTACCGAATATAAAACTTAGATAATAAAATTCAATTTGAACTGTAATCGATATCCGcaaatcattaaatttaaatgtccCAGCTTTCTTTGCACCCGCACcctgtatttatttcataatttaaaaaagaaaaaaagaaactataaaGCAGAGAAAAACgcaggttgttgttttttatttttttacctgtcAGTCACTGATCATACGTGTGCTGTGTCCGTCAGCTGCGCGTGCATCGCGTCATCCCGCCGGTGTCTCTCTGATGAAGTTCAGCATCTGTCAATCACCTGCGCCTCACCTGAGAGCGTCACCGCAAAACACCGAGCTCACAGCCAATCAGCACAAGCGTTCACGTCATAGATGTTCTCAGTCTAacaatattcagcagcacaaatacacacatacacgcacacttTATAATAGCCTATAAACAAGTAAGATAAAAACGATGGACAAGTAaattaagacagaaaaaaaaaacgtaagtaggctaaatgtaataaaataactaacattAAAGTAGTCTATATAGCTAGTATCAAAAGTATCTCCTCTTCATGTCTGTATAAATTCTCCTTCTGCAGAAGGACAACTAATTTTGGGTGTAACCCTGGtaatgttgttcattgttagattttttttttttttttagtaataatgctcactgtattttctttttattttatatttcttaatacaTTAGCATATTAACATCAAGGTAAACAATTGCTTTAAACGTTTTGTTCAGTCTTATATATTGTATTACCGATACACTGAATAAAAACCAATCATACCACAGTATTATGCATTTTACAAACTAAtacattaaattacttttaatcaCTGAATAGTAAAAAATAGCCTAAGTTCTCTTTTTCTGGGTCATGGCGTCTTCACTGGAGATTGAAATCAACTCATTGATcctaataattatatttctgtataaatatttatatttataccgAACATTCATTTTAGATAAAATGCTACAGaggaatatatgaaatgtataattatatgtaCACTGGTTCATGTCCAAAACGCCATGATAATAACTTACCATCATACTGTTTTGGTATTTTGTTATGTAGGGTGAAGAGTGTAGAAAACACCATGGTAATAGGCTACCATGATACTTTTTGGTACTTTGTTCTGTGAAACGTATAATGTGAAGTCTGAAGAACGTGGGGTGAGCTTTGGAAACACAGgagcttattaaaaataaataaataaatattttaatttaaataaaaaggatCTAGGGCGCCCCCTGCTTCCCACCCAACCACATTGCAGGCTTTGCCCTACTTCTAGCaagaacataaaacataaaaacgttCAAGAAATGCGTCTCATTTGAGCGTTCGAAATATTTGTGACGTCATGTAAGTGCTGGAATTCTcgaattcaaaacaaaaaattctttcCCACAAATTCCACAAATACCCCATTAACACATTAaccatattacaaaaaaaaaataaaaaaaaaaaaataaaaaaaataaaaaatacacttgtCATGATTTGACCAagcatatataattatgtttattcattaaacatataaaatgtgtTGCCAAAACCACATTTTCTGGGATTGGGATTGCGATTATAAAATCGGCAGAATAAATATCTTGACCAAGGATCAATACAAATGGCCACATTCATATGCAATGCAGCATCAGAGATGACCTgtcatataaaaaatacatattttcagtaTCATGCCAgactgcactgtgcttacattGATCTGGAAACTAGGGAATATGGTGCAGTATTTAGCAGACACTCCCTTCTGGACGGACGGCATCAGTTGTGATGGCAGCATTCGGGTCCAGATATCAGCTTGTGAAGGTCCAACTTCAGATTATTGATACCAATCCTTTATAGGAAAAAGtaaagtaactggcattacttatttaaaaaaatagaactcAGATGCTTCACTATAAATTTCAAAGTAATGCACTACTTTATCTGATCACGTAACtggcgttacttgtaatgcgttacccccaacactgtttatAACTCAGTGGTTTTGTTTTAGccaatacagtggaagtcaatggtcaccaaaatgGTTTGGCTatcaacattcctcaaaatatcttcttttgcattcagcagaagaaagaaatacatgtttggaataacatgagggtcattaaagggttagttcaccccaaaatgaaaattatgtcattaattactcaccctcatgtcatttcaaacctgtaagaccttcgaaACACGGACTTAAAAACAAGCCTTTGCTCTATTGTTGACTGCCTGTGTGTTTAATGGtctcgttcatcttcggaacacaaattaagatatttctgattaaaccggagagctatctgaccctccacagacagcaacgcaactgaaatgtttccaggtccagaaatgtactaaatacatcaataaaacagTACATGTatcatcagtggctcaacttcagttttgcgatgctacgagaatacttttttttttttgcgcaaagaaaacaaaaataacaatttaataaaccattcttctcccccgagtcttccgccattttggagagtacccaatGTATTGgacgtaatcagcgttgtttacattCAGGGGGAAAGCGCGCACTTCAACGTAATTTGTGTAATAAGCATGTTTTCGCTTAGGAGAAAGCGTGCGTATGCATTGTAATACTCTCTAAAATGATGGAAGAtgtaactcgggggagaagaatggttgagtaaattatgttatttttgttttctttgtgcaaaaaaaaaatattctcgtagtCTTACGGGttggaaacgacatgagggtgagtaattaatgacataattttaattttggggtgaactaaccctttaaatgctgATTAAATAAGTGTCCTACTGAaaagaccagtttaaaccagcatgAATCTCTAAGATGGTTTACATAGTCTGTCATTTTTCATGTAGAACTGCACTTAAACAGCACATATCAACCAAACAAACTGTTTGGTCACTTTGCATGTCAGACAGATGGCCTCTTCTTGTTTAAGTCTCGTTGAAAAGTCTGGCTATGTGAAACTAATCACTGGTAAATTCTAAAGGATGAAGGCACACATGATTATTCTAGTAATGAAGTATGATGAGAGCACCAGCATCCCTAACACAACACATGCTAATAACCAACAATGATAGCATTTCATACTGATGGTATATGATAGGTCAAGCATAACATGTTTGATGGTGGGATGAAGAGAGTGATCTAAGAGTTATGACATCATTATCAAATGGCACAGCTGATCTCTCTTAAAACCAGCTCATGATCAGCTAAGGACAAGCTTAAACCAGTTCAAACCAgaagccatgcttcaaaacatacttaaccagcatatgctggatttTTCAACAGGAAAAGTAGTTTTTAAATCTTCCTGAACCCAaatatttaaacagtaatatttctattaagaaagtaaacagcCTCAGTCATTCACTGATTTACTGATTTCACTGTGGCTTTAAAAGCAACTGGACTTGACTGAATAGATGACGGCGCAGTTTGGATGAGTAATAAACATCTTGAGCAAATGCTCCAGATGGTTTTGAATGAACACAAAGTCCTGGATGAACCTTTCTAAACATCAACAACTGATCATTTCTTGCAGGTGTGCTTCAAACTTTTCCTCGGGTTCCCATGAATTATTTAGACTCCGTGGACACAGGTCACGTACAGGTCATGTGAGAAAATCGCCCCCGAACGCAGTGCTCTGAACTCACCTTCTGAAAATAATTAACGGCCGTCTCCATTTCTCCAATTAGGGCACTGATGTCATCACTCTCCACCATGCCTGCAGGGAAAGACAAGGCAGAGGCTCATATTttccactgcacacacacaaacacaagacttCCCATTGTAAGCTGCCCTGGGTTCAGGGACCATGTGTTGTACACATGACAGAGACAAAAGCAGCACAGCATCAGAGCTCAAGTAAACAGCCGCTCTAGGGACTTTTACACATGACCTCAGAACGGTCTCAAAAGctgaacaacaaaataaaacttcttTTTACAGTAGTTCCTGTAATTCTGTTCTACCTTCTACTTCAAACTCATCTTTCCTAAAAAGTCAGTGATGTATCACTCAGACACTCTCAGTCATCCAAAGGAAGCATCCGTTGCCTGCGTGTGCCGGGCCACTGATAGTAGCTTGCAGAAGAAAAATGTGATGATACATGTGTATCAAAATACAGAAACTGCATCTTTTATATCTGAACAGCAGAGGGCAGCAGTGGCTGGCATGATCATATTTGAAGGGTTCAAATGGAGGACTCAAATAAGAGttttaaatatgtgaccctggagcacagaaccaatcttaagtagcacaggtatatttgtagtaatacattgtatgggtcaaaattttcgatttttcttttatgcaaaaaatcattagaatattaagtaaagatcatgaagacattttgtgaatttttctactggaaagcttatttattcagctttcagatggtgtatatatataaaaaattgacacttatgactagatttgtggtccaaggtcacatatgagtttttataatgtcatttaatttgtctgataaaatctttatttatttccatgtttATGTTCGAATAACATTTATaccaaaacattcaaaacaaaaaatttaggTCTGTCTCCAAACTCCTCCATGTGACAATGACACATAGAAACTTACCTTATATAATAGCCCACACCATTGAACAGCCAAAGCTGTTAACTGAGTAATATGAGGTCTCAAGTGGGCActtgaaaaaataacaaaaataatgaacaacaacaacaacaaaaaaattaacattagctGAGGATTTACTCACCattagaccatccaagatgtaaatgagtttgtttcttcattagaacagatttgtagaaattttgAATTGCATCCCTTgcttaccagtggatcctctacagtgaatgggtgcc
Protein-coding regions in this window:
- the LOC109076340 gene encoding putative short-chain dehydrogenase/reductase family 42E member 2; translation: MKENRSLCQVEQLPCACLLDCHRQTHTRSTAGAPIRHRANGAVGALCNSPNCVVATRMENSEQGRHGASRVLVTGGAGYFGFRLGRALAVQGATVLLLDLHKPPWDIPDGAVFQQIDIRDYDALYKICAGVDVIYHTASYGMSGPEQLKKKQIESVNVCGTNNVINVCTEHGIARLIYTSTINVAFAGRPIEDGDEDSVPCVPLDMHIDHYSRTKAIAERMVLAADGRSTKGGGLLHTCVLRPSGIYGPEERRHLHRVMVNVERRLFSFHFGDPNAKMNWVHVDNLVMAHVLAAEALTADKAFVASGQVYFINDGESVNVFEWLTPLFERLGYGRPLIHLPVSLVYSAAILMERLHVALSPIMEIPLLLTRNEVRNIAVSHTFKIEKAQRELGFSPKKYSLTDSVDQYLRSRAPRSASSFPNTQYLLLLLLMGFIALVICHAGWE